A stretch of Pangasianodon hypophthalmus isolate fPanHyp1 chromosome 9, fPanHyp1.pri, whole genome shotgun sequence DNA encodes these proteins:
- the LOC128318885 gene encoding uncharacterized protein LOC128318885, which translates to MTSNMSVSGKQDLKKDERVMEGKRSDSPEPSCVSMKSDRSMDPPNIFRDRDSSTDVRPQKKKSNSSRNQLESIFKELEHKVITLIKNELKRFRKLLSPDYPACTEREMEDEEDLHSVREGALKITLHVLKNMNHTDLANTLHTKSVASVYHSKLKSNLRKKCKRINEGISQHGSSALLNEIYTEACVIFGQKDPLIEALCRWPQVQQKL; encoded by the exons atgacctccaacatgagtgtgtctggaaaacaggacttaaagaaagacgagag agtgatggagggaaagagatcagactcaccagaacccagctgtgtgtccatgaagagtgaccgGTCAATGGATCCTCCAAATatcttcagagacagagacagttctactgatgtgag accacaaaagaagaaatcaaacagcagcagaaatcagttggagtccatattcaag gagctggaacacaaagtcatcactctgataaagaatgagctgaagaggtttaggaagctcctgagtccagattacccagcatgcactgagagggagatggaggatgaggaggatctgcacagtgtcagagagggagcgctgaagatcacactgcacgtcctgaagaacatgaaccacacagatctcgctaatACACTGCACACca agtctgtggcctctgtgtatcacTCAAAGTTGAAATCCAACCTGAGAAAGAAgtgtaaaagaattaatgaaggaatctcacagcatggaagctcagcacttctgaatgagatctacacagagg CTTGTGTGATATTTGGACAGAAGGATCCTTTAATTGAAGCCCTATGTCGATGGCCCCAAGTCCAGCAGAAGCTGTAG